AAACCGGCAGACATCACGTTATGAATCGTTAGTACGTTGCGATTACGAAGAATCACCACCAACAACTCCAAAAGGATTTTTCGCAGTGTATGTTGGAGAAGAACGGCAGCGGTTTGTTGTGCCGACTAGTTTTCTCGATCATCCTCTTTTCAAGATGTTGTTACAGAAAGCTTCCGATGAATTTGGATATACACAGAGAGATGGACTGGTTGTTCCATGTTCAGTTTCCACTTTTGAAGAAGTTGTGAGTGCTGTTGAATGTACTCGTGGGCAGTTTGATCTTGCAGGTTTGGTCGAAGAGTTCAATTAGTAGTTTTTACGTAAACTAAATTAGAGAAAATCCAGATGTTTTGGTAAAAGTTTTCATAGAATGTAAATAATAATCATATGGAGTCCTCGAAATAAGTTTAGCAGTGCATTAGTTTGCTTTACGAATATAAAATGGAGAGAACTAACAATTTAGTTCGTTTTTACTTTTGAACTCTTGAAGCAATTCCCGTTTtttacttttctctttttttttttttgatcaattttGGGCTCATAGTCTTCACCTTGCAGTAAAAAacgtattctttctttctttctttctttttgaggGGAGAATTCCTCTTCTGAGGATGGGCTCGTGTAACCGTTTGAattctgattttgggcatactgaaatcttactaggcatactgcataaggataaaaaaaggttgtgaaatagcaaaatcagattatcccttaacccaatttttttttaatgataaaTCTGCCCTTTACATATTAGTgatagtaatattgattagtgattaaatattttgtttagtgattaagataattttcagaattataaaggttgtttagatgattttttggatcatggttcggcgaaacaagttgaggttcggctcacatctatgagccgaatctaccaattgatgaacggttcggctcactgaatctgtttactgcatgcgccgaacctataattttcaattccaacccttttgctagacactagttcgacttatatgaaagtttcatagtaa
This portion of the Papaver somniferum cultivar HN1 chromosome 11, ASM357369v1, whole genome shotgun sequence genome encodes:
- the LOC113324826 gene encoding auxin-responsive protein SAUR50-like, whose translation is MVARYASHKRVATVIGLEFPDYLSRDVVRVQIPKQINLSIPKVIMLKRIDSVKKLAKMMKVKTGNRQTSRYESLVRCDYEESPPTTPKGFFAVYVGEERQRFVVPTSFLDHPLFKMLLQKASDEFGYTQRDGLVVPCSVSTFEEVVSAVECTRGQFDLAGLVEEFN